The nucleotide window CCGCCGCGGTGGAGGCCGCCCAGCTCCAACTCGACTACACCAAAGTCCTCGCCCCGCTCACCGGCCGCGTGGGCCTGCGCCAGGTCGATCCCGGCAACCTGATCCGGGCCTCGGACACCAACGGTCTGGTGACCATCACCCAGATGGACCCGATGGGCCTGATCTTCGCCGTGCCGCAGGATCTGGTCCCGACCTTGGTCGGCTACCTGAACACCAAGACCGAAGTGCCGGTGGAGGCGCTCTCCGCCGACCAACGCACCGTAGTCGCCAAGGGCAAGCTGCTGACCAGTGACAACCAGATCAACCCGACCTCCGGTACGCTGAAATTGAAGGCCGAGTTCCCCAACCCGGATGGCAAGTTGTTCCCGAACCAATTCGTGAACGTCCGCGTCCGCGTGCGGGTGGAGCCGAAGTCCGTGGTCGTACCCGCCGGCGCGGTGCAGGAAAGCTCGCGCGGCCGCTATGTCTATATCGTCAACCCAGATCAGTCGGTGAGTTTCCGGCAGGTGGAAACCGGCGCGACCTACCGCGAGATCACCCGCATCGTGAAGGGACTGTCCCTCGGCGAACAAGTGGTGGTCTCCGGCCTCGACCGCCTGCGCGATGGTTCGAAGATCGTGCTGGCCTCGCCCGGTGGCAGCGAAGGCGGTGGCGGGCACAAGCACGGGGAGAAGCCCGCGGGTGACGAAACCGCCAAGCCGGAGGGCGAACGGAAGCACAAGCGCCCGCAATGAACCCCTCGCGGATTTTCATCGAGCGCCCGGTGGCGACCACCCTGTTGATGGTGGCGCTGCTGCTGGGTGGCTTCTTCGGCTACCGGTTGCTGCCGGTCTCGGCCCTGCCGGAGGTGGACTATCCCACCATCCAGGTGACCACGCTTTATCCCGGCGCGGGACCGGAGGTGATGGTGTCCTCGGTGACCGCACCGCTGGAACGCCAGTTCGGCCAGATGCCCGGGCTGACACAAATGTATTCCGTGAGCAGCGGCGGCGCGTCCGTGCTCACGCTGCGCTTCACCCTCGGCATGAGCCTGGATGTGGCCGAGCAGCAAGTGCAGGCCGCCATCAATGCCGCTTCCAATCTGCTGCCCACCGACCTGCCCAGCCCGCCGGTCTATAACAAGGTCAACCCGGCGGACGCGCCGATCCTCACCTTCGCGCTCTCGTCCAACAGCCTGCCGCTCACCAAGGTGCAGGACTACGCGGACACGCGGCTGGTGCCGAAGTTGTCACAGGTTTCCGGCGTCGGCCTGGTCACGCTCAGCGGCGGCATGCGCCCGGCTGTTAGAATCCGGGCCAATCCCGGAGCTCTCGCATCGCGGGGACTCACCACCGAGAACCTGCGCACGGCCATCGCCGCCGCCAACGTCAGCCAGCCGAAGGGCAGCTTCGATGGGCCCACCCGCTCCAGCACGCTGGATGCGAACGACCAGCTCATCTCCGCCACCGACTACCAGACACTGGTGATCGCGTGGCAAGACGGGGCCGCCGTCCGCGTGAAGGACGTGGCCGATGTGATCCCCGGTGCGGAAA belongs to Luteolibacter ambystomatis and includes:
- a CDS encoding efflux RND transporter periplasmic adaptor subunit, coding for MTEPNPPAKRSSPLKPILWLLVLGGLGYGGWHWYQKRAATQKGDATSGAVGPGGGRRGQASGPVTVATDTAKEMDFEEWSTVSGTVTPLNVVTVRSRVDGELLKVNFTEGATVKKDDLLAEIDPKPYQVLLDQAKGQKLRDEALEQNAQADLKRYQTLLAQDSIAKQQVDTQESLVRQYKAAIESDTAAVEAAQLQLDYTKVLAPLTGRVGLRQVDPGNLIRASDTNGLVTITQMDPMGLIFAVPQDLVPTLVGYLNTKTEVPVEALSADQRTVVAKGKLLTSDNQINPTSGTLKLKAEFPNPDGKLFPNQFVNVRVRVRVEPKSVVVPAGAVQESSRGRYVYIVNPDQSVSFRQVETGATYREITRIVKGLSLGEQVVVSGLDRLRDGSKIVLASPGGSEGGGGHKHGEKPAGDETAKPEGERKHKRPQ